The Bemisia tabaci chromosome 8, PGI_BMITA_v3 genome has a segment encoding these proteins:
- the Atg2 gene encoding autophagy-related protein 2 homolog B isoform X1 — MPWFLPWSDSIKKRACRYLLQRYLGQFLEEKLTLDQLTVDLYNGTGSVSDVSLDVQTMNDWGEKRNLPVEFVDGHISAMSVSVPWSTLLKDSSYVEVTGLVITIQPKQRPENGVSMFESMWSSMTSSIQMAEECLREGGPEIDASQPVEGVEIIAQAIESILNRVKVKFIDTVIRLEHLPKESPTGIAVELRIKHLGYMDQAGSEPEMPPSSESLHQSAPAFSVKKFCLEGVSLYTDEFPASARTVSRSLISESPFSNKMAASFMESETSTYESAHSEDVSSKESAYVPNPILVGKLTGRQEVRLKLKQGEMVLEPKVDLEIDIGSATMFLSPRQFHLLLELMQGLASPDNQDCSNVAQRPRCVQKMMQASDFDRVEQELLRQLHPINISKEKTLQAVHGWSSAGLEDSEDEFEPMNNRWTATSSLPSSFNNSMSNAYINSSKSCGSTSSCSSSMSGPSTKWKGRSGSGDPDSNSSVNHFYIRLSSLAVIILHEDILTQCVESNALSQSSLKQMTALSESFFSKLGLFAVCGYGTKDFTNAKQTFSDACQLNHIRLLATTVILEGDEVTSVSKLDNFTLTAANLEVLECLYDGVVPNQKVEYVELLRFMKNSSENSLIAPLYSVDSSPDVKVQIKFSDHVKHNSVSCMDIKVSLQQCWSEVDISIVDRISVLLNPHPLCSKVSSVHENTTLFKNSSNNFLETSSYSNESELEWNVSIPYFVVLLRFPIPDLRSANDMDKPPWWQRRIRPDSMHLQLIDVNVRSHASTRQPASSYELQCRHINVLFQEDTNPLVPIAKFYMDDKSNDFTSSNIAKDLELLRIVARIYPAVPVSELEDDLSYMNEPASMAQSFYIKSDSSEPSLFSSQKVVRGNEGISNYSQESDELVIPASKEEMMEFIEDASHNAHIQIDATFPCANICFPSKHLYEVVYNRLNTDLCLWTPSAPKQKKWNTLDSLNSINFSFCKSGLHYASNSESESESEDGVSYWVQKAEPVKKAKGQSEFTFTLNVGEGVFTVLPHNKDKNGAVIPGQNGKLEFLFKQGLVFFVSSYKGNVRDNYACVQAGTISLHHSSAVVPCSPASSSASSNSSTSLHLDPTIYQSCEELLKDSCSDMLAVAVSIKVNDSRVKTIRVACAISDATLRYRMCPTDNNWFNQLLDFFDVLSYPIMGYTPSQIVTELHIQFFNCAVDYRPLYLPYAALLSFGSFNLSSNIVARTSSSTLRFMAEEVALALTDKVSVTSGRTLNVKKDYICVVKLGLFELSLRKTENANSPKIDLRASNNIVHVRTCSDSACILLQLLSYIASDGDIATETPNFDSSSITEKTNESMVEEEQIVTESESLTSPAGNVHLMMEDAMMESNAIPETKSEEEAVITNGAGDIFLFPDENRSDNVSRSPSNWNDDDVEYGFCLLEQKACMDNLSRSSLPEVRTLNSAAIKIVDNHFNIPVGKTDVLKAPDHFPVPARRYTLKEMTVVWHMYGGSDFGDAKPSEKYVPINESVSCPTSPANRSGQINMDMDDVRFYKYNVKGTHHSSLEDVKPAESLPWEEQGGPQRQHHVLMELQLNKIRFQHEVYPDDTVEAKRQILLVKEVEIRDRLASSRINKFLYQYSSQARPRQSHADMVVIKAHYLRPDPQQPAEECCLKVSLLPLRLNIDQDSMLFLCSYINQLCGNINQDLDMSNASSELTPISSLSPPEDDDGSVSTSEESRKSEKFERNWSPQISSSPPVFFKKFIFSPEVPIRVDYEGKHVDMTHGPLAGLLLGLGNLNCSELALKRLIHRHGLLGFDKLIQYAITEWLQDIKKNQLPSIIGGVGPIHSVVQLFHGIRDLFWLPIEQYQKDGRIVRGLQRGANSFTTSTAIAALELTARVVQAIQSVAETAFDMLSPGPNLHKMYPRNDRRKKKRRHPYNNPADIREGVANALMLVREGMGEKAETLARAASEGRVLRQIPAMALTPIILASQATTNVLGGVRSQLVPDARKDAASKWRVQSPSM, encoded by the exons TCAGATAGCATTAAAAAGCGAGCATGTCGTTACTTACTCCAAAGGTACCTGGGtcaatttttggaagaaaagttgACCCTGGATCAGTTAACAGTCGATTTATACAATGGAACTGGCTCCGTATCTGACGTTTCTCTTGATGTCCAG ACGATGAATGATTGGGGAGAGAAACGGAACCTCCCTGTGGAATTCGTCGATGGACATATATCTGCAATGTCAGTTTCTGTTCCATGGTCCACTCTCTTGAAAGACTCAAGCTATGTAGAGGTCACTGGCTTAGTCATAACGATACAACCAAAACAAAGACCAGAAAATG GTGTATCCATGTTTGAGTCTATGTGGTCGTCTATGACAAGTAGCATTCAAATGGCTGAGGAATGTTTGCGGGAAGGCGGTCCAGAAATTGACGCATCCCAGCCTGTGGAAGGTGTAGAAATCATTGCTCAGGCCATCGAATCAA tTCTGAATCGAGTCAAGGTTAAATTCATCGATACTGTGATACGATTAGAACATCTTCCCAAAGAAAGTCCCACTGGAATTGCCGTTGAGCTGAGAATAAAACA CCTCGGCTACATGGACCAAGCAGGGAGCGAACCAGAAATGCCTCCTTCAAGTGAAAGTCTTCATCAGTCGGCCCCTGCTTTCTCTGTGAAAAAGTTTTGCCTGGAAGGAGTCTCTCTCTACACAGACGAATTTCCTGCGTCTGCCCGCACGGTATCTAGAAGTTTGATCTCTGAATCTCCTTtctcaaataaaatggcagcatcATTTATG GAAAGTGAAACGAGTACGTATGAATCTGCTCATTCTGAAGATGTCAGCTCAAAAGAATCAGCATACGTCCCAAATCCAATTCTTGTTGGAAAACTGACTGGCAGGCAAGAAGTCAGATTAAAGCTGAAACAGGGTGAAATGGTGTTGGAACCGAAG GTTGATCTTGAAATCGACATAGGCTCTGCAACAATGTTCCTGTCGCCGCGGCAGTTTCATTTACTCTTGGAATTGATGCAAGGACTAGCATCGCCAGACAATCAAGATTGCTCAAACGTCGCACAGAGACCGCGTTGTGTTCAAAAAATGATGCAGGCGTCCGACTTCGACCGGGTCGAACAGGAACTCCTGCGCCAACTGCACCCCATCAATATCTCAAAAGAGAAAACTCTGCAAGCTGTTCACGGATGGTCCTCGGCTGGTCTCGAAGATAGTGAAGACGAGTTCGAGCCGATGAACAATCGCTGGACTGCTACCTCCAGTCTTCCCTCGAGTTTCAATAATTCTATGTCGAATGCTTACATTAATTCTAG CAAATCCTGTGGCTCAACTTCTAGTTGCTCTTCCTCTATGAGTGGGCCTTCAACTAAATGGAAAGGAAGAT ctgGTAGCGGTGATCCCGATTCAAATTCCAGTGTTAATCACTTTTATATCCGTCTGAGCTCTCTGGCTGTGATCATCCTCCACGAAGATATCCTAACACAGTGTGTCGAATCAAATGCCCTCTCCCAATCTAGTTTAAAACAAATGACTGCTTTATCAGAGTCATTCTTCAGCAAACTAGGCCTTTTCGCTGTGTGCGGTTATGGAACAAAAGATTTTACTAACGCCAAGCAAACATTTTCAGATGCTTGTCAACTGAACCATATAAG atTATTAGCTACTACTGTGATATTAGAAGGTGATGAAGTTACAAGTGTGAGTAAATTAGATAATTTCACACTGACAGCAGCAAATTTAGAAGTTTTAGAATGCCTGTATGATGGTGTAGTCCCCAATCAAAAAGTTGAATATGTTGAG TTATTGCgatttatgaaaaattcttcGGAAAACTCTCTCATAGCCCCTCTCTACTCTGTTGACTCTAGTCCTGATGTGAAAGTGCAAATTAAATTTAGCGACCATGTGAAACACAATTCTGTTTCCTGCATGGATATCAA AGTATCCTTGCAGCAATGTTGGTCAGAAGTTGATATCTCCATTGTTGATAGGATATCTGTACTCTTGAATCCACACCCTTTATGCAGCAAAGTATCATCTGTGCATGAAAATACAACT ctttttaaaaattcttcaaacAATTTCCTGGAAACATCATCATACTCCAATGAAAGCGAGCTGGAATGGAATGTATCAATACCCTACTTTGTAGTCCTATTAAG gTTTCCAATTCCTGATTTAAGAAGTGCAAATGACATGGACAAACCGCCTTGGTGGCAGAGACGGATACGGCCTGATTCCATGCACCTCCAGTTAATCGATGTCAATGTCCGTAGTCATGCTTCCACTCGGCAGCCAGCCAGCAGTTATGAATTGCAGTGTCGTCACATAAATGTCCTATTTCAG GAAGATACAAACCCTCTAGTGCCAATCGCTAAATTCTACATGGATGATAAAAGTAATGACTTCACAAGTTCAAATATTGCAAAAGATTTAGAATTATTGAG aatcGTAGCAAGAATTTACCCTGCGGTTCCAGTCAGCGAATTAGAAGATGATCTCTCTTACATGAACGAACCTGCTTCAATGGCTCAATCTTTCTATATCAAATCAGATAGTAGTGAACCCTCTCTCTTCAGCTCTCAAAAAGTCGTTCGAGGCAATGAAGGGATAAGTAACTATTCTC AGGAAAGCGATGAACTAGTCATACCTGCAAGTAAAGAAGAAATGATGGAATTTATTGAAGATGCTAGTCACAATGCTCACATACAAATCGATGCAACTTTTCCATGTGCCAACATCTGTTTTCCCTCTAAACATCTGTATGAAGTCGTTTACAATAG GTTGAACACTGATCTTTGTCTGTGGACTCCATCTGctccaaaacaaaaaaaatggaatACTCTTGATAGTCTGAACTCGATAAATTTCTCATTTTGCAAATCTGGATTACATTATG cTTCAAATTCTGAATCAGAGTCGGAATCAGAAGATGGCGTGTCTTATTGGGTCCAAAAAGCTGAGCCTGTGAAAAAAGCCAAAGGACAGAGCGAGTTTACTTTCACTCTGAACGTCGGGGAAGGTGTTTTTACTGTTCTCCCTCACAACAAA gatAAAAATGGAGCTGTGATTCCGGGACAAAATGGAAAACTAGAGTTTTTATTCAAGCAAGGCCTTGTATTTTTTGTCTCCAGCTATAAAGGCAATGTTCGTGATAATTATGCATGCGTTCAAGCTGGGACAATCTCTCTCCATCATTCTA GTGCTGTAGTTCCTTGCTCACCGGCATCATCTAGTGCCAGCTCAAATTCATCAACGAGTTTACACCTTGATCCTACCATCTACCAGTCTTGTGAAGAACTTCTCAAAGATTCTTGTTCAGACATGCTGGCTGTAGCAGTCAGTATTAAAGTCAACGACTCGCGGGTGAAA ACTATCCGAGTAGCCTGCGCCATCAGTGATGCAACGCTGCGGTATCGAATGTGTCCGACGGACAATAATTGGTTCAATCAACTGCTGGATTTCTTTGATGTTCTCTCCTACCCAATTATGGGTTACACACCATCCCAAATCGTCACTGAGCTTCacatccaatttttcaactgCGCTGTGGACTACAG GCCTCTCTACTTACCCTATGCTGCTTTGCTATCATTCGGTAGTTTCAATCTCTCTAGCAATATCGTCGCTCGGACAAGTTCATCAACTTTAAGGTTCATGGCAGAAGAAGTCGCTCTTGCCCTCACAGACAAAGTCTCCGTGACTTCTGGACGAACTCTTAACGTGAAAAAAGATTATATCTGTGTGGTGAAACTTGGATTATTTGAACTGTCATTGCGTAAAACAGAAAACGCCAACAGTCCAAAGATTGATCTCCGTGCCTCGAATAATATTGTTCATGTACGAACTTGCTCAGACTCTGCTTGTATCCTCCTCCAACTCCTATCATACATCGCCTCGGATGGTGATATCGCTACGgaaactccaaattttgactCAAGTTCAATAACGGAGAAAACCAATGAGTCAATGGTAGAAGAGGAGCAGATTGTGACAGAGAGCGAAAGTTTGACAAGTCCTGCTGGCAATGTTCATTTGATGATGGAAGATGCCATGATGGAGTCCAATGCTATTCCTGAAACAAAATCAGAAG aaGAAGCTGTGATAACGAATGGTGCTGGGGACATATTTCTGTTCCCCGATGAAAATCGTAGCGACAATGTAAGCAGGTCACCTTCTAATTGGAATGATGATGATGTAGAGTACGGCTTTTGCTTGCTGGAGCAGAAAGCTTGCATGGATAACTTG TCTAGAAGCAGTCTTCCAGAGGTACGAACTCTGAACTCAGCGGCAATAAAAATCGTAGACAATCATTTCAATATCCCAGTAGGCAAAACAGATGTTTTGAAGGCGCCAGACCATTTCCCGGTTCCAGCTCGACGGTATACGTTGAAAGAAATGACTGTCGTATGGCACATGTACGGAGGATCTGATTTTGGGGACGCCAAACCCAGTGAAAAGTATGTGCCCATCAATGAAAG TGTCAGCTGCCCAACCTCTCCAGCTAACAGAAGTGGTCAGATTAATATGGATATGGATGATGTCAGATTTTACAAATACAATGTGAAAGGA ACGCATCATAGCTCCCTGGAAGATGTGAAGCCAGCAGAATCTCTACCTTGGGAGGAACAGGGTGGTCCACAGCGGCAGCATCATGTACTTATGGAATTGCAACTAAATAAG ATTCGATTCCAGCATGAAGTATACCCAGATGACACGGTTGAAGCAAAGCGACAAATTTTATTGGTGAAAGAAGTAGAAATTCGAGACCGTTTAGCCTCATCTAGGATCAACAAATTTTTATATCAATACTCAAGTCAAGCAAGGCCCAGACAATCACATGCAGATATG GTTGTGATCAAAGCACACTATTTGCGACCAGACCCACAACAGCCTGCCGAGGAGTGTTGCTTGAAAGTATCTTTATTGCCTCTACGTCTGAACATCGATCAGGATTCAATGCTATTCCTTTGCTCTTATATCAATCAGCTATGTGGAAACATCAATCAAGACCTAGACATGAGCAATGCATCAAGCGAACTGACACCAATCAGTAGTTTGTCGCCTCCTGAAGATGACGATGGCTCAGTATCAACCTCTGAAGAATCCAGAAAGAGCGAGAAGTTTGAGCGAAATTGGTCGCCTCAGATCTCATCGTCTCCACCtgtcttcttcaaaaaattcattttctcccCAGAAGTGCCTATCAGAGTAGATTACGAAGGAAAGCATGTGGACATGACCCACGGTCCGCTTGCCGGCCTTCTTTTAGGTCTCGGAAACTTGAACTGCTCGGAGCTTGCTCTGAAGCGATTGATACACAGGCATGGGCTCCTAGGTTTTGATAAATTAATTCAGTATGCTATAACAGAGTGGTTGCAGGACATCAAAAAGAATCAGTTACCCTCAATCATCGGAGGCGTCGGGCCAATCCACTCGGTCGTCCAGCTATTCCACGGAATTCGAGACTTATTCTGGTTACCAATAGAGCAATATCAAAAGGATGGCCGCATCGTCCGGGGTTTGCAACGGGGAGCAAATTCATTCACCACATCTACGGCAATCGCTGCTTTGGAGTTGACAGCTCGAGTTGTACAAGCGATTCAGAGTGTTGCAGAAACAGCTTTCGATATGCTGTCACCGGGTCCAAACCTTCATAAAATGTACCCTCGAAACGATAGACGGAAGAAGAAACGGAGACATCCCTACAACAATCCAGCGGACATCAGAGAAGGTGTTGCAAACGCTTTAATGCTAGTCCGCGAAGGCATGGGAGAGAAAGCGGAGACTTTAGCTCGGGCAGCCAGCGAAGGGAGGGTTCTGAGGCAAATCCCTGCAATGGCGCTAACGCCTATCATATTAGCAAGTCAAGCTACTACCAATGTCTTGGGAGGAGTGAGAAGCCAATTAGTTCCTGACGCAAGGAAAGACGCAGCTAGCAAATGGAGAGTTCAGTCCCCATCCATGTAG